One window of the Candidatus Falkowbacteria bacterium genome contains the following:
- the polA gene encoding DNA polymerase I — protein MNKPKGTLLIIDGNALIHRSFHALPPTLITKSGEMVNAVYGFSAALIKAVKEFKPDYVVLTMDKKGPTFRHEEYKEYKATRVKAPDELYAQFDRVKEVSAVFGIPLYELSGFEADDLIGTICKQVDSGLNKIILTGDMDTLQLVDDHTKVYAMSRGISDGVLYDEPAVIARYGLKPDQVIDYKALRGDPSDNIPGVKGIGEKTAVELLKEFGTLKNLYDNLDSAAIKDRIRELLRNQQAEAELSYRLATIHQTAPIEFDLAEASFGDFDRTKVVELFSELAFKSLLPRVQDLGKKGGKHQAETVIGIDKFERNRQAFKYELVDDDKKFKSFLKKIKEQKAFVFDTETDSLDPLTCRLLGISFSWKSEEAYFIKIESSGGNEKKSHDLFNYNEKTTGNTWLEELRSIFEDSKIKKYCHNAKFDLEVVSSQGVPVQGISFDTMIASYLLNPGSRQHNLDGLAFSELGFEKISKDDLLGTGRNRITFDQVPIERLANYSCEDADITWRLVKKIEPELKAHELAKLFKTMEMPLVPVLARMEELGISLDKDYLGKLGHKLHLKISSLEKKIYEQAGQEFNINSPLQLQEVLFEKLELSTHGVGKTKTGLSTAADELEKLRDQHEIVRLILEYRELAKLTSTYIDALPKLINPKTKRIHTSFNQTVAATGRLSSSDPNLQNIPVKGDWGQAVRKAFVASPGYKLVGLDYSQIELRLAAHFSGDKRMIKAFREKEDIHTATAAAINEVEPADVTKEMRREAKATNFGILYGQGPHGLSQAADIPFWRAKQFIDNYFEAYPGVKKWMDQAIEDSRATGFAETLFGRKRNLPEISSSVMQVRKAAERMAINTPLQGTAADMIKAAMIEIHELIRRKYQQGEVKMLLQVHDELLFEIKRDAIEDSVPELKRIMENVLQLKVPVIVEHKMGESWGELE, from the coding sequence ATGAATAAACCAAAAGGGACACTATTGATAATCGATGGAAACGCCTTGATCCATCGCAGCTTTCACGCTTTACCGCCCACGCTGATCACTAAGTCGGGTGAAATGGTTAACGCTGTTTATGGCTTCAGCGCCGCCCTTATCAAGGCGGTCAAAGAATTCAAGCCGGATTACGTCGTCCTGACCATGGACAAGAAGGGACCGACTTTCCGGCACGAAGAGTATAAGGAGTATAAGGCGACGCGCGTGAAGGCGCCGGACGAGCTGTATGCTCAATTCGATCGCGTAAAGGAAGTATCAGCCGTCTTCGGCATTCCGCTTTATGAATTATCAGGTTTCGAAGCAGACGACCTAATCGGTACGATCTGCAAGCAAGTGGATAGCGGACTCAACAAGATAATCCTTACCGGCGACATGGATACCTTGCAGCTGGTTGATGACCACACCAAGGTGTACGCCATGAGCCGCGGCATCAGTGACGGCGTCCTGTACGATGAACCGGCAGTCATTGCTCGCTACGGGCTAAAGCCGGATCAGGTGATCGATTACAAGGCGCTTAGGGGCGACCCGTCAGATAATATTCCGGGAGTCAAAGGCATCGGTGAGAAAACGGCAGTCGAACTGCTTAAGGAATTCGGCACCCTCAAAAATTTATACGACAATTTGGACTCGGCAGCGATTAAGGACCGTATTCGCGAACTGCTGCGCAATCAACAGGCCGAAGCCGAGCTGTCTTATCGTTTGGCCACCATCCATCAAACTGCGCCGATCGAATTCGATTTAGCCGAAGCCAGTTTCGGTGATTTTGACCGCACTAAGGTTGTCGAACTTTTCAGCGAACTGGCCTTCAAGTCGCTTTTACCCCGCGTCCAGGATCTAGGCAAGAAGGGCGGCAAGCATCAGGCAGAAACCGTCATCGGAATCGACAAATTCGAGCGCAACCGCCAGGCCTTCAAATATGAGCTGGTTGACGATGACAAGAAATTCAAGTCATTTTTGAAGAAAATCAAGGAACAAAAAGCTTTTGTCTTCGATACGGAAACCGATTCGCTTGATCCGCTGACCTGCCGCCTTCTTGGCATCAGCTTTTCTTGGAAAAGCGAAGAGGCATATTTTATAAAAATCGAAAGTTCGGGCGGGAATGAAAAGAAGAGCCACGATCTGTTTAATTATAATGAGAAGACGACGGGGAATACTTGGCTTGAGGAGCTTAGATCGATTTTCGAAGACAGTAAGATAAAAAAATATTGTCACAATGCCAAATTCGATTTAGAGGTAGTGTCGTCGCAAGGGGTGCCCGTCCAGGGAATTTCTTTCGATACCATGATCGCTTCTTATCTTTTGAATCCGGGCAGTCGCCAGCATAACTTGGACGGCCTAGCCTTCAGCGAGTTGGGCTTCGAAAAGATTTCCAAGGACGATCTTTTAGGCACTGGACGGAACCGCATCACGTTCGACCAGGTGCCGATAGAGCGCCTGGCTAATTATTCTTGCGAGGATGCTGATATCACTTGGCGTTTGGTCAAAAAGATCGAACCTGAACTCAAGGCTCATGAACTGGCAAAACTCTTCAAAACCATGGAGATGCCGTTAGTGCCCGTTTTGGCGCGCATGGAAGAGCTGGGCATCAGTCTGGATAAGGATTATTTGGGCAAGCTTGGCCACAAACTCCATTTGAAAATCTCTTCTCTGGAAAAGAAAATATATGAACAGGCTGGCCAGGAATTCAATATCAATTCTCCGCTGCAGCTGCAGGAGGTGCTTTTCGAAAAGCTTGAACTTTCGACGCATGGCGTCGGCAAGACCAAGACCGGTCTTTCAACGGCGGCTGACGAACTTGAAAAGCTGCGCGACCAGCATGAAATCGTCAGGCTGATTCTGGAATACCGCGAGCTTGCCAAGCTGACCAGCACTTATATCGACGCCTTGCCCAAATTGATCAACCCGAAAACTAAGCGTATCCACACCAGCTTCAATCAGACAGTGGCAGCGACCGGTCGACTATCCTCATCCGACCCGAATCTGCAGAATATCCCGGTGAAGGGCGATTGGGGGCAGGCGGTACGCAAGGCATTTGTTGCCTCACCGGGCTACAAGTTGGTTGGCCTGGATTATTCGCAGATCGAGCTCAGGCTGGCCGCGCATTTTTCTGGCGACAAAAGGATGATCAAAGCCTTCAGAGAAAAGGAAGACATCCACACCGCGACGGCGGCAGCCATCAATGAAGTCGAGCCAGCGGACGTGACCAAAGAGATGCGCCGAGAAGCGAAGGCTACTAATTTCGGCATTCTTTACGGCCAGGGGCCGCATGGCCTATCCCAAGCTGCCGACATTCCGTTTTGGCGCGCGAAACAATTTATCGATAATTATTTCGAGGCCTACCCTGGAGTGAAGAAGTGGATGGATCAGGCCATCGAGGATTCAAGGGCCACTGGTTTCGCAGAGACGTTATTCGGACGTAAGCGCAATCTGCCGGAAATCAGTTCATCAGTGATGCAGGTGCGCAAGGCGGCCGAGCGGATGGCTATCAATACGCCGCTCCAAGGCACGGCTGCCGATATGATCAAGGCGGCGATGATCGAAATCCATGAATTGATAAGGCGGAAATACCAACAGGGCGAGGTTAAGATGCTTTTGCAGGTGCACGACGAACTTCTGTTCGAAATCAAGCGCGACGCCATCGAAGATTCCGTACCAGAGCTTAAAAGAATTATGGAAAATGTGCTACAATTAAAGGTACCAGTTATCGTCGAGCATAAAATGGGCGAGAGCTGGGGTGAACTTGAGTAA
- a CDS encoding inorganic pyrophosphatase: protein MDNVYSFVNETVKVKVHRPMGSENPKYGFIYPVNYGFLPGTLGGDDKEINAYILGVEEPVTDFTGKCVAVIHRTDDPDDKLVVIPEGAGNISDTDIRELTDFQESHYSSVIIRDPKAE from the coding sequence ATGGATAATGTTTACAGTTTCGTCAATGAAACGGTCAAAGTAAAGGTGCATCGTCCTATGGGTTCGGAAAATCCGAAGTACGGTTTTATCTATCCCGTGAATTACGGCTTTTTGCCAGGCACTCTTGGCGGTGATGATAAGGAGATAAACGCCTATATTTTGGGGGTGGAGGAACCGGTAACCGATTTTACCGGTAAATGCGTCGCGGTAATCCATCGCACCGATGATCCAGATGACAAGCTTGTCGTCATCCCGGAGGGTGCTGGGAATATCAGCGATACCGATATCCGGGAATTGACCGATTTTCAGGAAAGTCATTATAGCTCGGTCATTATCAGGGATCCCAAGGCGGAATAA
- a CDS encoding UDP-N-acetylmuramoyl-L-alanine--D-glutamate ligase has protein sequence MTSIESTAAEIKGKKIALLGLGVENLALARFFLRHKIDCLITICDMRSQEQLGERFSEFAAQPNVSWKLGAEFNQGLEPFDYLFRSPGWTMACPGIKSALKNNRSVVLTSPMELFLKICPTKNTVGVTGTKGKGTTSSLIAAIIKSAGKRVWLGGNIGVAPFDFIDEIKAEDWAVLELSSFQLQGMKASPHIAVMTNFSREHLAPADPNNPNFHKTLKEYWQAKWQIAGNQQMNDYLIANKKLGKRIGKELPKGQVIYFSRLAWPSQLIGKHNQENVAAAALVADIVGINAETAQAAVKAFVGLEHRLEFVRESKGVDYFDDSFATTPEATMIALKSFRKAVILLAGGADKGADFKPLARLVAKRKVKAVILFQGQATPRLKTDLLSAGYPEGKIFLADSMPGAVSQAATLAVAGEAVVMSTACASFGLFKNYKERGELFKKEVSQLI, from the coding sequence ATGACATCCATAGAAAGCACAGCTGCAGAGATCAAGGGTAAAAAAATCGCCCTGCTTGGATTGGGCGTAGAAAACTTAGCCTTAGCCAGGTTCTTTTTGCGCCACAAAATAGATTGTTTGATCACGATCTGCGACATGCGTTCGCAAGAACAGCTAGGCGAGCGCTTCAGCGAATTCGCCGCCCAGCCCAATGTCAGCTGGAAACTTGGCGCCGAATTCAATCAAGGCCTGGAGCCGTTCGATTATCTGTTCCGGTCACCGGGTTGGACTATGGCTTGTCCTGGAATAAAATCGGCCCTGAAAAACAACCGTTCAGTCGTACTGACAAGTCCGATGGAGTTATTTTTGAAAATATGCCCGACCAAGAACACTGTCGGGGTTACCGGAACCAAAGGCAAGGGCACGACTTCATCCCTTATTGCGGCCATAATCAAGAGTGCCGGCAAGAGGGTCTGGCTGGGCGGAAACATCGGCGTAGCGCCCTTTGATTTTATCGATGAGATCAAGGCGGAAGACTGGGCGGTGCTGGAGCTTTCCAGCTTCCAGTTGCAAGGCATGAAGGCCAGCCCCCACATCGCAGTCATGACTAATTTCTCCCGCGAGCACTTGGCGCCGGCCGATCCCAATAACCCTAATTTTCACAAGACCTTGAAAGAATATTGGCAAGCCAAGTGGCAGATCGCAGGCAACCAGCAAATGAATGATTATCTTATCGCCAACAAAAAATTGGGTAAGCGTATCGGCAAGGAACTGCCCAAGGGCCAGGTGATATATTTCTCCCGCTTGGCCTGGCCGAGCCAGCTGATCGGCAAGCACAATCAAGAGAATGTGGCCGCTGCCGCTTTAGTGGCTGATATTGTCGGCATCAACGCCGAAACGGCACAAGCCGCAGTCAAGGCGTTTGTCGGCCTGGAACACCGTCTGGAATTCGTGCGCGAGTCCAAAGGCGTAGATTATTTCGATGACTCTTTCGCTACGACTCCGGAGGCCACCATGATCGCCCTCAAATCTTTCCGTAAAGCGGTCATATTATTGGCGGGCGGGGCCGACAAAGGAGCTGATTTCAAACCATTGGCCAGGTTGGTGGCCAAGCGCAAGGTAAAAGCAGTGATATTGTTTCAAGGGCAAGCAACTCCACGGTTGAAGACCGATCTGCTCTCAGCAGGTTACCCCGAGGGGAAGATATTTTTGGCAGACAGCATGCCTGGGGCAGTGAGCCAGGCCGCCACCTTGGCGGTGGCTGGTGAAGCTGTAGTTATGTCCACGGCATGTGCCAGTTTTGGGCTATTTAAGAATTATAAGGAACGGGGAGAGCTTTTTAAGAAAGAGGTCAGCCAGCTTATATAG
- a CDS encoding lysine biosynthesis protein LysW, protein MQKALCLTCHSELIVDNEVVVGDLVTCNNCQTDMEVLTLHPLKLEIIPEE, encoded by the coding sequence ATGCAAAAAGCGCTTTGCCTCACCTGCCACAGCGAATTGATTGTCGACAACGAAGTGGTCGTGGGCGATCTGGTTACTTGCAACAACTGCCAGACCGACATGGAGGTGCTGACCCTGCACCCGCTCAAGCTGGAAATAATACCGGAAGAATAA
- the holA gene encoding DNA polymerase III subunit delta, with protein sequence MVIFLYGQDTFRSKRKLSEFVERFLKEVDASGHSLTVLSSAEATVGAIGQAAGSGSLLSRKRMLVVEQVFSRKDGSFFADLYKYLQAEPAGLADNIVIFWDEVSSEEKGLTKERGQLFRWLAGQKYAQEFKPLSNTELFGWVREEVAKRSGDISREAATHLVALTGGDLWQIDQELNKLIHYKAGQKLGLGAAVVPDKIELNDVRDLVVGVFDEQVFALTDALSMRNRALAAKLLEEQLRGGESEEYLLHMVTRQFKILVQVRQALDSGLTGKKIATELKLHPFVAQKSVGQVRNFSLDQLKKILLKLIDIDYLVKTGRGRPKVELDRIIAQL encoded by the coding sequence ATGGTTATTTTTTTATACGGACAAGACACTTTTAGGAGCAAACGCAAGCTTAGTGAGTTCGTGGAGCGCTTTTTGAAAGAGGTTGATGCCTCTGGTCATAGCTTAACCGTGCTTTCTTCGGCTGAAGCGACTGTCGGCGCTATCGGCCAGGCGGCGGGCAGCGGTTCCTTGCTGTCCCGCAAGCGCATGTTGGTGGTCGAGCAGGTCTTCAGTCGCAAAGACGGGTCTTTTTTCGCTGACTTGTATAAATATCTTCAGGCCGAACCGGCGGGCCTGGCTGACAATATCGTGATTTTTTGGGATGAAGTCTCAAGCGAGGAAAAGGGACTGACCAAGGAGCGCGGGCAGCTTTTCCGTTGGCTGGCCGGACAGAAATATGCGCAAGAGTTCAAGCCATTGTCTAATACCGAATTGTTCGGCTGGGTACGTGAAGAAGTGGCCAAGCGCAGCGGCGACATCAGCCGCGAAGCAGCCACCCACCTGGTCGCTTTGACTGGCGGTGATTTGTGGCAGATAGACCAAGAGCTCAATAAATTGATCCACTATAAGGCCGGACAGAAGTTGGGGCTGGGTGCAGCTGTCGTTCCCGACAAGATCGAACTCAACGATGTCCGCGATCTGGTTGTCGGAGTGTTTGATGAACAGGTTTTTGCCCTGACCGATGCCCTGAGCATGCGCAATCGCGCTTTGGCGGCAAAGCTCTTGGAAGAACAGCTTCGTGGCGGAGAAAGCGAGGAGTATCTCCTGCATATGGTAACCAGGCAATTCAAGATCCTGGTCCAAGTGCGCCAGGCGCTTGATAGCGGCTTGACCGGCAAGAAAATTGCCACCGAACTGAAGCTGCACCCGTTCGTCGCCCAGAAGAGCGTCGGCCAAGTCAGGAATTTCAGCCTGGATCAACTGAAGAAAATATTATTGAAACTCATCGATATCGATTACCTGGTCAAGACTGGCCGCGGCCGGCCTAAAGTCGAGTTGGATCGTATTATCGCCCAACTTTGA
- the rpsT gene encoding 30S ribosomal protein S20, translated as MPNRKSAKKELRKRDVRTEFNKKVKDTTKSLVKKSLKAITAKDENAKVAVAKALKALDKAAQKGIIKKNTSNRRKSRLAKKLNTIKAAK; from the coding sequence ATGCCAAATCGGAAGTCAGCCAAAAAAGAATTGCGCAAGCGCGATGTCCGCACCGAATTCAACAAGAAGGTGAAGGACACCACTAAAAGTTTGGTAAAAAAGAGCCTAAAGGCTATCACTGCCAAAGATGAGAACGCCAAGGTTGCCGTCGCTAAAGCCCTCAAGGCTTTGGACAAGGCCGCCCAGAAAGGCATCATCAAGAAAAACACCAGCAACCGCCGCAAATCCAGACTGGCCAAAAAATTGAACACGATCAAAGCTGCTAAATAG
- a CDS encoding prolipoprotein diacylglyceryl transferase gives MFNFLHTANPEQILFSLGPIKVYWYGLCLVLGIVAALAVTKYLAKLQQISQETVDDLSFWLIINSIIGARIYDVLLEHQYYAQHPLDVLKIWQGGLAIHGAIIAGAATIFWYCRKNKLNFWQFAGLIVPGLALGQAIGRWGNYFNQELFGQPTNLPWGIPIDIFSRPAQFLNNEYFHPTFLYESLGSLAIFALLLYLTLYTVKNRKDALLRTATSKFLVLAYLFLYSLLRFSLEFIRIDFAPTLFGWRWPQLVSLAAFHVAMIIMLKNYFKKPPAALDQPD, from the coding sequence ATGTTCAACTTCCTACATACCGCCAATCCCGAACAGATCCTATTCAGCCTAGGCCCGATAAAGGTCTACTGGTACGGCTTATGTTTGGTCTTGGGCATCGTCGCGGCCTTGGCAGTCACAAAATATCTAGCCAAACTACAGCAAATAAGCCAGGAAACTGTCGACGACCTCTCGTTCTGGCTGATTATCAATAGCATCATCGGGGCCCGTATCTATGACGTCCTGCTCGAGCACCAGTACTACGCCCAGCATCCGTTAGATGTCTTAAAAATCTGGCAGGGCGGCCTGGCTATCCACGGCGCAATCATCGCCGGGGCAGCCACTATTTTTTGGTACTGCCGCAAAAACAAGCTGAACTTTTGGCAATTCGCCGGCTTGATTGTTCCGGGGCTTGCCTTGGGCCAAGCCATCGGACGCTGGGGAAATTACTTCAATCAGGAGCTTTTCGGCCAACCGACCAATCTCCCCTGGGGCATTCCTATAGATATCTTCAGCCGCCCGGCACAATTCTTGAATAATGAATATTTTCACCCGACTTTCCTATACGAATCGTTGGGCAGCCTGGCCATCTTTGCCTTGTTGTTATATTTGACCCTATACACCGTCAAAAACCGCAAGGACGCTCTATTGCGCACCGCCACTTCGAAGTTCTTAGTCTTGGCATATCTATTTCTTTACTCCCTTTTACGCTTTTCTCTTGAATTCATCCGGATCGATTTTGCCCCAACCTTGTTCGGGTGGCGCTGGCCGCAACTAGTCAGTCTAGCCGCCTTTCACGTCGCCATGATAATTATGCTCAAAAATTACTTCAAAAAGCCGCCCGCCGCCCTTGACCAACCAGACTAA
- the ppsA gene encoding phosphoenolpyruvate synthase, which produces MPQFIKFFEELRIKDVPIVGGKNASLGEMYQTLSSKGIRVPNGFATTSEAYNYFLEGSETKKKITEILKGLDTKDVNDLAKRGKAVRETILKATLPADLQKEIVTAYKKLSKQYKTDNVDVAVRSSATAEDLPDASFAGQQETYLNIRGEKQLMQSVKECIASLFTNRAISYRVDKGFDHFKIALSVGVQKMIRSDLASSGVMFTIDTESGFSNAVLINSIYGLGENIVQGKVNPDEFYVFKPTMKIISRAMRQKTIKMIYNTGANADRPVKDVPIPAKDQYTQSITDVQVLELAKWAVEIEKHYGRPMDIEWALDGQTNQLYIVQARPETIHSVRNYNVIEEYKLDKKSQILVTGHSVGNRIGTGEVNRIMDVSQIDQFKKGQVLVTTMTDPDWEPIMKIASAIVTDSGGRTCHAAIISRELGIPCVVGTGDGSKKLKSGMKVTVDCAEGDEGYVMDGILPFKINKTDIKGMRRPKTKVMMNIGSPDIAFATSFTPNDGVGLARVEFVVNNVIKAHPLALINYDTLADKDAKKKIDELTVGYKDKKQFFVDKFAEGVATIAAAYYPKDVIIRLSDFKSNEYANLIGGSAYEPIEANPMIGWRGASRYYDPKYQPAFALECQALARVRNEMGLTNLKVMIPFCRTVVEGQKVLEVMAKHGLKQHVNGLEVYVMAEIPINIILAEEFAKVFDGFSIGSNDLTQLTLGIDRDSGILNIAGESNEKSEAVKDLIRYLIAVGKKTKTKVGICGQAPSDFPDFAQFLVELGIDSISLNPDTVIKTTLSILEQEDKMSGKGSKTKTPAKATAKAKPAAKKPVKATGKTKAKK; this is translated from the coding sequence ATGCCTCAATTCATCAAATTCTTCGAGGAACTCCGTATCAAGGACGTGCCGATTGTCGGCGGCAAGAACGCCTCTTTGGGCGAGATGTATCAGACCCTTTCCAGCAAGGGCATCCGCGTGCCGAACGGCTTCGCCACAACTTCCGAAGCTTATAATTACTTCCTTGAAGGCAGCGAAACCAAAAAGAAAATCACCGAGATCCTCAAGGGATTGGATACCAAGGACGTCAACGACCTGGCCAAGCGCGGCAAGGCCGTACGCGAGACCATCCTTAAGGCCACATTGCCAGCCGATCTGCAGAAAGAGATTGTCACCGCCTACAAGAAATTATCCAAGCAATACAAAACCGACAATGTCGATGTCGCCGTCCGCTCCTCGGCCACTGCCGAAGATCTGCCCGATGCCTCATTCGCCGGCCAACAGGAAACCTATTTGAACATCCGCGGCGAAAAGCAGTTGATGCAGTCCGTCAAGGAATGTATCGCCTCCCTCTTCACTAACCGCGCCATCTCCTACCGCGTCGACAAAGGCTTCGACCACTTCAAAATCGCCCTCTCGGTCGGCGTACAGAAAATGATCCGCTCCGACCTGGCTTCTTCCGGCGTCATGTTCACCATCGACACTGAGTCAGGCTTCTCTAATGCCGTCCTCATCAACTCGATTTACGGTCTAGGAGAAAACATCGTCCAGGGCAAGGTCAATCCGGATGAATTCTATGTCTTCAAGCCGACCATGAAGATCATCTCCCGCGCCATGCGCCAGAAGACGATCAAAATGATCTACAACACCGGCGCCAATGCCGACCGCCCGGTCAAGGACGTGCCGATTCCAGCCAAAGACCAGTATACCCAATCGATCACTGATGTTCAGGTTCTGGAACTAGCCAAATGGGCGGTCGAGATCGAAAAGCACTATGGCCGACCGATGGACATCGAGTGGGCGCTGGACGGCCAGACGAATCAGCTCTACATCGTCCAAGCCCGACCGGAGACTATCCATAGCGTCCGTAATTATAATGTCATCGAAGAATACAAACTGGACAAGAAGAGCCAGATCCTGGTCACCGGCCACTCGGTCGGCAACCGCATCGGCACCGGCGAAGTCAACCGCATCATGGACGTCTCCCAGATCGACCAATTCAAAAAAGGCCAAGTCCTGGTTACGACCATGACTGACCCCGATTGGGAGCCGATCATGAAAATCGCCTCGGCTATCGTCACTGACTCAGGCGGCCGCACCTGCCACGCCGCAATCATCTCCCGCGAACTCGGCATCCCTTGCGTTGTCGGCACCGGCGACGGAAGCAAGAAGCTGAAATCCGGCATGAAGGTGACGGTCGATTGCGCCGAGGGCGATGAAGGCTATGTCATGGACGGCATCCTGCCATTCAAGATCAACAAGACCGATATCAAAGGTATGCGCCGGCCGAAGACCAAAGTCATGATGAATATCGGTTCCCCGGACATCGCTTTTGCTACTTCCTTCACCCCTAACGACGGCGTCGGTTTGGCCCGCGTCGAGTTCGTGGTCAACAACGTCATCAAGGCCCATCCGTTGGCCTTGATCAACTATGACACTTTGGCTGACAAGGACGCCAAGAAAAAGATCGATGAGCTGACCGTCGGCTACAAAGACAAAAAGCAATTCTTCGTCGATAAATTCGCCGAGGGCGTAGCCACGATTGCCGCTGCCTACTATCCGAAAGATGTCATCATCCGCCTATCTGATTTCAAATCCAACGAATATGCCAATCTGATCGGCGGCTCCGCTTACGAGCCGATCGAGGCCAACCCGATGATCGGCTGGCGCGGTGCCTCCCGTTACTACGACCCGAAGTACCAGCCGGCATTCGCTCTCGAATGCCAGGCTCTGGCCCGCGTCCGCAATGAGATGGGCCTGACCAACTTGAAGGTCATGATTCCCTTCTGCCGCACGGTCGTCGAGGGACAGAAGGTCCTTGAAGTGATGGCCAAGCATGGCTTGAAGCAGCACGTCAACGGCCTCGAGGTCTACGTCATGGCCGAAATCCCGATCAATATCATCCTGGCTGAGGAATTCGCCAAGGTCTTCGACGGCTTTTCCATCGGCTCGAATGACCTGACCCAGTTGACGCTCGGTATTGACCGTGACTCGGGTATTCTGAATATCGCCGGCGAATCGAATGAGAAGAGCGAAGCGGTCAAGGACCTGATCCGCTATCTCATCGCCGTCGGCAAGAAGACCAAGACCAAGGTCGGCATCTGCGGCCAGGCGCCGTCCGATTTCCCGGACTTCGCCCAATTCCTGGTCGAGCTTGGCATCGACTCTATCTCGCTGAATCCCGACACCGTCATCAAGACCACACTGAGCATCCTCGAGCAAGAAGATAAGATGAGCGGCAAGGGCAGCAAAACCAAAACTCCGGCCAAGGCGACAGCCAAGGCTAAGCCAGCAGCCAAAAAGCCGGTCAAAGCGACAGGCAAGACGAAAGCTAAAAAATAG
- a CDS encoding phosphoglycerate mutase family protein, whose amino-acid sequence MAMPLNLILVRHGESEGNVATALSKKGDDSKFTEEFLNRHSSTWRLTPKGVQQAIQSGDWVKQNIGGRFHRCYVSDYDRAKETAAGLGLTDAEWFVTYYLVERCWGDLDVMPFEERKQKFKENLRRKSMDPFYWVPTNGESMLDLLCSRLERILDTLHRECDGKDAIMVVHGEVMWGFRYILERMSHAEIMRLEHSDHPHDKIHNGQILHYTRKNPVTGEAAPYLNWMRSICPSDLTLSSNGWKVIERKRFTNDELIEQVELRHIQL is encoded by the coding sequence ATGGCAATGCCCTTGAATCTGATTCTGGTCCGTCACGGCGAATCTGAAGGAAATGTAGCGACCGCCCTTTCGAAAAAGGGTGACGACAGCAAATTCACCGAGGAATTCCTTAATCGCCACAGCTCGACCTGGCGCCTAACCCCAAAAGGCGTCCAACAAGCCATCCAGTCAGGCGATTGGGTCAAGCAGAATATCGGCGGCCGGTTCCATCGTTGCTATGTCTCGGACTACGACCGGGCCAAGGAAACGGCGGCGGGTCTTGGCCTCACCGATGCCGAGTGGTTTGTCACCTACTATCTGGTCGAACGCTGCTGGGGCGATCTCGACGTCATGCCCTTTGAAGAACGCAAGCAGAAGTTCAAGGAGAACCTGAGGCGCAAATCGATGGACCCCTTCTATTGGGTGCCGACCAACGGCGAATCGATGCTGGACCTGCTCTGCTCCCGCCTGGAACGGATCCTCGACACGCTGCACCGCGAATGCGACGGCAAAGACGCCATCATGGTCGTCCACGGCGAAGTCATGTGGGGCTTCCGCTATATCCTGGAACGGATGAGCCACGCCGAAATTATGCGCCTGGAGCATTCCGACCACCCACACGACAAAATCCACAATGGACAGATCTTGCACTACACCCGCAAAAATCCTGTGACTGGCGAGGCAGCGCCCTATCTCAACTGGATGCGCTCCATCTGTCCCAGTGACCTCACGCTCTCGAGCAATGGTTGGAAAGTCATCGAACGCAAGCGGTTCACTAACGACGAGCTGATCGAGCAAGTCGAACTCCGTCACATCCAGCTTTGA